One window from the genome of Spiractinospora alimapuensis encodes:
- a CDS encoding FHA domain-containing protein, with product MATAAAYQCRLSPEDCPGSAYPGYCVRHPWIELVASAGVTTASRVRRATPPAPSPRPTAPSTPPAPEPPPQPEAAVVGEATHAPDSAPTPEPVVGAWALRITCLDATVPIPPAGLDIGRDTTRFADLPGMADLDQVSRAHARLTWSGSTLTLTDLGSTNGTFVAGRRIHAPHPVAPGDELRLADDVDVELVDLDEEL from the coding sequence ATGGCGACCGCCGCCGCATACCAGTGCCGGTTGAGCCCGGAGGACTGCCCGGGAAGCGCCTACCCCGGCTACTGTGTGCGCCACCCCTGGATCGAGCTCGTCGCCTCGGCCGGCGTGACCACGGCATCGCGTGTGCGCCGCGCCACGCCCCCCGCCCCCTCGCCGCGGCCCACGGCGCCGAGCACACCTCCCGCCCCCGAGCCACCACCACAGCCGGAGGCAGCGGTGGTGGGGGAGGCGACCCACGCCCCGGACTCGGCCCCCACCCCCGAACCCGTGGTGGGGGCGTGGGCGCTCCGGATCACCTGCCTGGACGCCACCGTCCCCATCCCACCCGCCGGGCTGGACATCGGCCGCGACACCACCCGTTTCGCCGACCTACCGGGCATGGCCGACCTCGACCAGGTCAGCCGCGCCCACGCCCGCCTGACCTGGTCCGGCTCCACCCTCACCCTCACCGACCTGGGCTCCACCAACGGGACCTTCGTCGCGGGACGACGCATCCACGCCCCCCACCCCGTGGCCCCGGGCGACGAGCTGCGCCTGGCCGACGACGTCGACGTCGAACTCGTCGACCTGGACGAGGAGCTGTGA
- a CDS encoding 4Fe-4S single cluster domain-containing protein, protein MNGRLRLAHLHYPVTALGPGTRMGVWTQGCPLACPGCMSRSTWDPQAGTPTDPSTVRAAWDRARAAGARGVTISGGEPLTQAEPLADTLDLLGDRGEADILLYTGYEPGELADLAENDRAVARCLARVDAVITGRYDQRRPTRLIWRGSANQRLIPLTARGRHRYRPHVDHAPDRPPMQVGADDDGGLWLIGVPRRGQLAQFTRALRDRGVGMEGVSWRPPPHTSAG, encoded by the coding sequence GTGAACGGCCGGCTGCGGTTGGCGCACCTGCACTACCCGGTGACCGCGCTGGGGCCGGGGACCCGGATGGGGGTGTGGACCCAGGGCTGCCCGCTGGCCTGCCCCGGATGCATGTCCCGCTCCACCTGGGACCCCCAGGCCGGCACCCCCACCGACCCGAGCACCGTGCGGGCCGCCTGGGACCGCGCGCGGGCCGCGGGCGCCCGGGGCGTCACCATCTCCGGCGGCGAGCCGTTGACCCAGGCCGAGCCGCTCGCCGACACCCTTGACCTCCTCGGTGACCGGGGTGAGGCCGACATCCTGCTCTACACCGGCTACGAGCCGGGGGAGTTGGCGGACCTGGCGGAGAACGACCGGGCGGTCGCGCGTTGTCTGGCCCGGGTGGACGCGGTGATCACCGGCCGCTATGACCAGCGGCGTCCCACACGTCTGATTTGGCGGGGCTCGGCCAACCAACGGCTGATTCCCCTCACCGCGCGGGGCCGACACCGCTATCGTCCCCATGTCGACCACGCCCCGGATCGGCCGCCGATGCAGGTCGGCGCGGACGACGACGGGGGCCTGTGGCTGATCGGGGTGCCCCGTCGGGGACAGCTCGCCCAGTTCACCCGCGCACTGCGCGACCGCGGTGTGGGAATGGAAGGAGTGTCATGGCGACCGCCGCCGCATACCAGTGCCGGTTGA
- a CDS encoding AAA family ATPase, which produces MYRVGVTDNPWRDPEVLARINDGEAHLNRRVRGQSTAVRKTMDIFMRSATGLTGAHSSSSPSRPRGVLFLAGPTGVGKTELAKGIAELILGTDAQPIRFDMSEFASDHARDRLIGAPPGYVGFDAGGELTNAVRANPISVLLFDEIDKANPHLFDLFLQILEDGRLTDGRGSVVHFTECVLVFTSNLGVVGPRGRLSREDPPQEVRASLRRAFEDFFDVTIGRPELLNRFGDSFVALDFITAEVAAEILEGMLANVAARVWRACGARLEVDADARDTLRRAALEQLDHGGRGVGTAVETLLTNPLARHVFTDPPAPGQRLAVTAITSDAVGWNIAVERR; this is translated from the coding sequence ATGTACCGGGTGGGCGTCACCGACAACCCGTGGCGGGACCCGGAGGTGCTGGCCCGGATCAACGACGGTGAGGCACACCTGAACCGGCGGGTACGCGGCCAGTCCACCGCGGTACGCAAGACGATGGACATCTTCATGCGTTCGGCCACGGGGTTGACCGGCGCGCACTCCTCGTCCAGCCCGAGCCGGCCGCGCGGCGTCCTGTTCCTGGCCGGCCCCACCGGGGTGGGCAAGACGGAGCTCGCCAAAGGTATCGCCGAACTCATCCTGGGCACCGACGCCCAACCGATCCGGTTCGACATGAGCGAGTTCGCCTCCGACCACGCCCGCGACCGCCTCATCGGCGCGCCGCCGGGCTACGTCGGGTTCGACGCCGGGGGAGAGCTCACCAACGCGGTGCGCGCCAACCCGATCAGCGTGTTGCTGTTCGACGAGATCGACAAGGCGAACCCGCACCTGTTCGACCTGTTCCTGCAGATCCTGGAGGACGGGCGGCTCACCGACGGCCGCGGCTCGGTGGTGCACTTCACCGAGTGCGTGCTCGTGTTCACCTCCAACCTCGGCGTCGTGGGCCCGCGCGGGCGGCTCTCCCGGGAGGACCCCCCTCAGGAGGTGCGGGCCTCGCTGCGCCGCGCGTTCGAGGACTTCTTCGACGTCACCATCGGCCGCCCGGAGCTGTTGAACCGGTTCGGCGACAGCTTCGTCGCCCTGGACTTCATCACCGCCGAGGTCGCGGCCGAGATCCTGGAGGGCATGCTCGCCAACGTGGCCGCGCGGGTGTGGCGGGCCTGCGGCGCCCGGCTGGAGGTCGACGCGGACGCCCGTGACACGCTGCGCCGCGCGGCGTTGGAGCAGTTGGACCACGGGGGCCGCGGCGTGGGCACGGCGGTGGAAACCCTGTTGACCAACCCACTGGCCCGTCACGTGTTCACCGACCCGCCGGCGCCGGGCCAGCGACTGGCCGTCACCGCCATCACCTCCGACGCGGTGGGGTGGAACATCGCGGTGGAGCGGCGGTGA